Proteins from a genomic interval of Kitasatospora herbaricolor:
- a CDS encoding ice-binding family protein has product MAPDTGPSPARMDAVPRAWRRSALALLPGLAVLASTVVASGHAHAAEAPVGLGTDGSYAVLGGSTVTNTGPSVINGNLGLSPGSSVTGFPPGIVNGAQHVADGPALQAQSDLVIAYNDAAGRAPTASVAGDLVGRTLTAGVYNSSGPLGLTGTVTLDAQGDPSAVFIFQIASTLITGSASAVSLLNGAQACNVFWQVGSSTTLGTNSSFKGNILALTSIAAQTGAVIEGRTLARNGAVTLDTNTITRANCTTTVPSPSASASASPIASASPGAPRGGGTPGGPGGNGGPGGNGGGIPGVPGNGGPAAGGGNGHGGPHGSVNTGGGGSQLPDTTKVIAGSVLLTAVASWFGIRAARRRRTGDATS; this is encoded by the coding sequence ATGGCACCAGACACAGGCCCGTCCCCCGCCCGCATGGACGCAGTCCCCAGGGCCTGGAGGAGGTCGGCGCTGGCTCTGCTCCCCGGGCTGGCCGTACTGGCGAGCACCGTCGTCGCCTCGGGTCACGCCCATGCCGCCGAGGCCCCGGTGGGCCTCGGCACGGACGGGAGTTACGCCGTCCTGGGCGGGTCCACCGTCACCAACACGGGCCCCAGCGTGATCAACGGCAACCTCGGGCTGAGCCCCGGCTCGTCCGTCACCGGGTTCCCGCCCGGCATCGTCAACGGTGCCCAGCACGTGGCGGACGGGCCTGCCCTTCAGGCCCAGTCGGACCTGGTCATCGCCTACAACGATGCTGCAGGCCGCGCTCCCACGGCCAGCGTCGCCGGCGATCTGGTCGGGCGGACGCTCACCGCCGGCGTCTACAACTCCTCCGGCCCGCTGGGCCTGACCGGGACCGTCACCCTCGACGCCCAGGGCGACCCCAGCGCCGTGTTCATCTTCCAGATCGCCTCGACCCTCATCACCGGTTCGGCGAGTGCCGTGTCGCTCCTCAACGGCGCGCAGGCGTGCAACGTCTTCTGGCAGGTGGGCAGCTCCACCACCTTGGGGACGAACTCCTCCTTCAAGGGCAACATCCTGGCCCTGACCTCGATCGCGGCCCAGACCGGCGCCGTGATCGAGGGTCGCACCCTGGCCCGCAACGGCGCCGTCACGCTGGACACCAACACGATCACCAGGGCGAACTGCACCACCACGGTCCCCTCCCCCAGTGCGTCGGCCTCGGCCTCCCCCATTGCATCGGCCTCTCCCGGCGCCCCCAGAGGAGGAGGGACCCCCGGGGGACCCGGCGGCAACGGTGGTCCCGGCGGCAACGGCGGCGGCATTCCCGGAGTTCCGGGCAACGGAGGTCCGGCGGCAGGCGGCGGCAACGGACATGGCGGCCCGCACGGCAGTGTCAACACCGGCGGGGGCGGCAGCCAGCTCCCCGACACCACCAAGGTCATCGCCGGTTCCGTGCTGCTGACGGCGGTAGCCTCCTGGTTCGGTATCCGCGCCGCGCGCCGCCGCCGTACCGGCGATGCCACGTCCTGA
- a CDS encoding transposase family protein: protein MTIKVSRAVLGHRVLTGISRRHLADLVVELAAPWQAVVEGRRDAARGGTRQRAAGAGARHRLVFVDRVSATLIHLRHDLPHAVLGLLFGVDRSTISRSISEVRGLLAARGFAVPDRPGIRLRTLADVFAYAQAEGVVLRLDATEVQVRRPASHRGGRRAFVSGKKKQNTMKTTVVADAQGRTLWAGNLRPGRMHDTTAIRSEGIDDLFRQFPNVQVLLDDGYLGLRRDHPGKAVTPPRKPNKIAAPEVHAARERARHEHSSQRIPVEHALADHKRWKGLARWTHRRETLPATYLAVAGLVSDRTATT, encoded by the coding sequence GTGACGATCAAGGTGAGCCGTGCGGTCCTGGGCCATCGGGTGCTGACCGGTATCTCGCGGCGGCATCTGGCGGATCTGGTTGTCGAACTGGCTGCTCCGTGGCAGGCCGTGGTCGAGGGCCGGCGTGACGCGGCCCGCGGCGGGACGCGGCAACGAGCTGCCGGGGCGGGTGCCAGGCACCGGCTCGTGTTCGTCGATCGGGTGAGTGCCACGCTCATCCATCTGCGTCACGATCTGCCGCACGCCGTCCTGGGCCTGCTGTTCGGTGTCGATCGCTCCACGATCAGCCGGTCGATCAGCGAGGTGCGCGGCCTGCTCGCCGCCCGCGGCTTCGCGGTTCCCGACCGCCCCGGGATCCGGCTGCGGACCCTGGCAGACGTCTTCGCCTATGCCCAGGCCGAGGGCGTTGTCCTGCGGCTGGACGCCACTGAGGTCCAGGTCCGCCGCCCGGCCTCCCACCGCGGCGGACGGCGGGCCTTCGTGTCCGGCAAGAAGAAGCAGAACACGATGAAGACCACCGTCGTCGCCGACGCACAGGGCCGCACCCTGTGGGCCGGCAACCTCCGCCCAGGACGCATGCACGACACCACCGCCATACGAAGCGAGGGCATCGACGACCTCTTCCGGCAATTCCCCAATGTCCAAGTACTGCTCGATGACGGCTACCTGGGCCTGCGACGCGACCATCCTGGCAAAGCCGTCACGCCACCAAGGAAGCCCAACAAGATCGCCGCACCGGAAGTCCACGCAGCCCGCGAGCGGGCACGCCACGAACACTCCTCCCAGCGCATCCCCGTCGAGCACGCCCTCGCCGATCACAAGCGCTGGAAGGGCTTGGCTCGCTGGACCCACCGCCGAGAGACCCTTCCCGCCACCTACCTCGCCGTCGCCGGCCTCGTCTCCGACCGCACCGCCACCACCTGA
- a CDS encoding RICIN domain-containing protein, with protein sequence MLRRSTALLRLLIPAALLAAGVIVPLSAGTASAASPICLRGNLQFDYQSAEAGTAKPTLTRAAHNASVELWGRETPDDTEHKLNTDTQLTGAADGSFNSCYTPVTTPVMYQMFFRFATRNNQVWKVANSSGTVYTYDTPTLFNVSSSGSIGIVKPATDARAWHAFDTVNLLWSRRANSTTPCWTTAEANAATCTTLTLRWQSGSVDGPYYDLSNTVHPSDADPDSERTVLHEVGHFFQNRLYNSTFPTVTNCNPHFIQRVSSATCAWTEGFGDSVAAYLLGDQRYVFPDGSSSSFTAGAFWQTGDQVQGNVDGALLQLWNQVDGSWDRTITGLASHTPATFADWFKNVRPTAVRPLSTTGAALTALDTHLINYGPTIVDDNAYHALSNGGGVALQRTGGCGVSLSTVAQFAALDTSQAAQRWKFTSNGDGTVRIYDNCLVPLYLTAPATAGGQATLQAVYLGAPNQRWTVTQNAVGTYTLTNAAAGLVLASNATSGQAVTADTASASSPSQDWASVFSVS encoded by the coding sequence ATGTTACGCAGGTCCACCGCCCTGCTCCGCCTGCTGATACCGGCGGCGCTGCTCGCTGCAGGCGTCATCGTGCCGCTTTCGGCAGGCACCGCCTCCGCTGCGAGCCCCATCTGTCTGAGGGGCAACCTTCAGTTCGACTACCAGTCTGCGGAAGCGGGCACCGCGAAGCCGACTCTGACCCGGGCCGCCCACAACGCCTCGGTCGAGCTCTGGGGCCGGGAGACGCCGGACGACACCGAGCACAAGCTGAACACCGACACCCAACTGACCGGTGCGGCCGACGGCTCGTTCAACAGCTGCTACACCCCGGTCACCACCCCCGTGATGTACCAGATGTTCTTCCGTTTCGCCACTCGCAACAACCAGGTGTGGAAGGTCGCCAACTCCAGCGGCACGGTCTACACCTACGACACGCCGACGCTGTTCAACGTATCGTCGAGCGGCTCTATCGGGATCGTCAAACCGGCGACCGACGCCCGCGCCTGGCACGCCTTCGACACCGTCAACCTGCTCTGGTCGCGCCGGGCCAACTCGACGACTCCGTGCTGGACGACCGCCGAGGCGAACGCCGCGACCTGCACCACGCTGACGCTGCGCTGGCAGAGCGGGTCCGTCGACGGTCCGTACTACGACCTGTCGAACACTGTGCACCCGTCGGACGCCGACCCGGACTCCGAGCGCACCGTGCTGCACGAAGTGGGCCACTTCTTCCAGAACCGCCTGTACAACAGCACGTTCCCGACCGTCACCAACTGCAACCCGCACTTCATCCAGCGGGTGTCGTCCGCCACCTGCGCCTGGACCGAGGGCTTCGGCGATTCAGTGGCCGCTTACCTGCTGGGCGACCAGCGCTACGTGTTCCCGGACGGCTCGTCCTCCTCGTTCACCGCCGGCGCGTTCTGGCAGACCGGAGACCAGGTGCAGGGCAACGTGGACGGCGCGCTGCTCCAGCTGTGGAACCAGGTGGACGGCAGTTGGGACCGCACCATCACCGGCCTGGCCTCCCACACGCCCGCAACCTTCGCCGACTGGTTCAAGAACGTCCGCCCCACGGCCGTGCGGCCGCTGTCCACCACCGGCGCCGCGCTGACCGCGCTCGACACACACCTGATCAACTACGGCCCCACGATCGTCGACGACAACGCCTACCACGCGCTCAGCAACGGCGGTGGCGTCGCCCTCCAGCGCACCGGGGGCTGCGGCGTTTCCCTCTCGACGGTGGCCCAGTTCGCAGCCCTGGACACCTCCCAGGCCGCACAGCGCTGGAAGTTCACCTCCAACGGCGATGGCACCGTGCGTATCTACGACAATTGCCTCGTCCCGCTCTACCTGACCGCACCGGCCACCGCCGGCGGCCAGGCCACCCTGCAGGCCGTCTACCTCGGCGCCCCCAACCAGCGCTGGACGGTCACGCAGAACGCCGTCGGCACCTACACCCTGACCAACGCGGCCGCTGGCCTCGTCCTGGCCAGCAACGCGACCTCCGGCCAGGCGGTCACCGCCGACACCGCTTCTGCCAGCTCACCCAGCCAGGACTGGGCGTCGGTCTTCTCCGTCTCCTGA
- a CDS encoding IS5 family transposase (programmed frameshift) translates to MSDELVPVDLWERVAPLLPPRPPRRHRYPGRLPSDDRAALRGIVYVLCKGVSWRDVPAERTGCSGVTAWRRLRDWTEAGVWPRLHEVLLAELRVAGLLEMDDAAIDGSHVRALKRGDHTGPSPVDRGRPGSKHHLIVDRHGTPLAVTLTGGNRHDVTQLLPLLDAIPPVRGLRGRPRRRPRRLFADRGYDFDKYRRLLRRRGIAPRIARRGVTHGSGLGKIRWVVERTFAWLHQFKRLRIRYEIRTDLHHSLLQLACSIICLRRLRTSF, encoded by the exons GTGTCGGACGAACTTGTACCTGTTGACTTGTGGGAACGGGTGGCGCCGTTGCTGCCGCCGCGTCCACCTCGGCGCCATCGGTATCCCGGGCGGCTGCCGTCCGACGACCGTGCCGCGCTTCGCGGCATCGTGTACGTGCTGTGCAAGGGCGTGAGCTGGCGGGACGTGCCCGCGGAACGGACCGGCTGCAGTGGGGTGACGGCCTGGCGGCGGCTGCGGGACTGGACCGAGGCCGGTGTGTGGCCGCGCCTGCACGAGGTTCTCCTCGCCGAGTTGCGAGTGGCAGGTCTACTGGAGATGGACGACGCTGCGATCGACGGTTCCCACGTCAGGGCGCTCA AAAGGGGGGATCACACCGGACCTTCGCCGGTCGATCGGGGCCGGCCGGGCAGCAAGCACCATCTGATCGTCGACCGGCACGGCACCCCGCTCGCCGTCACGCTGACCGGCGGAAACCGCCACGACGTCACCCAGCTCCTGCCGCTCCTGGACGCGATCCCACCCGTCCGAGGTCTGCGCGGACGACCACGCCGACGGCCCCGAAGGCTCTTCGCCGACCGTGGCTACGACTTCGACAAGTACCGCAGACTCCTCCGCCGCCGCGGCATCGCCCCGAGGATCGCTCGCCGCGGCGTCACCCACGGCTCCGGGCTCGGGAAGATCCGCTGGGTAGTGGAGCGAACGTTCGCCTGGCTCCACCAGTTCAAACGCCTGCGGATCCGCTACGAGATACGCACCGACCTCCACCACAGCCTGCTCCAACTCGCCTGCAGCATCATCTGCCTACGACGACTCCGAACCTCATTCTGA
- a CDS encoding nuclear transport factor 2 family protein, with the protein MTTDPTTRDVVRTYHEARFRGDVATAAAQIGEGFLFRSPFITSESASGHLDGLDGLLAAVTGVDLVGELYGATEAVLVYDVRTVPALGITQRTAEHFRLHEGRITAITLIFDSAPWQAVMAAAGPARDDAPSGR; encoded by the coding sequence ATGACCACCGACCCGACCACCCGGGACGTCGTCAGGACGTACCACGAAGCCCGGTTCCGCGGGGACGTCGCGACGGCCGCCGCCCAGATCGGCGAGGGCTTCCTGTTCCGCAGCCCGTTCATCACCTCCGAGAGCGCGAGCGGCCATCTCGACGGCCTGGACGGGCTGCTGGCGGCCGTCACCGGCGTCGACCTGGTCGGGGAGCTGTACGGTGCGACCGAGGCCGTCCTGGTGTACGACGTCCGGACGGTGCCGGCCCTGGGGATCACCCAGCGCACGGCAGAACACTTCCGGCTCCACGAGGGCCGGATCACCGCGATCACGCTGATCTTCGACTCCGCCCCCTGGCAGGCGGTGATGGCCGCCGCCGGGCCGGCCCGCGACGACGCCCCCTCCGGGCGGTGA
- a CDS encoding nitroreductase/quinone reductase family protein, with amino-acid sequence MSERLQPNQLVIDALRSAGGAVGGDFEGARLLLTTVGARSRQPRTMPVTYLPEGERLVVFAANGGRPSHPGWYHNLLADPVARVEVGSETYEVTATEVEGVERERLWARQLEHTPYFAGFQERAGRRIPVVALTRAARL; translated from the coding sequence ATGTCGGAACGTTTGCAGCCCAATCAGTTGGTGATCGACGCACTCCGGTCCGCCGGCGGAGCGGTCGGCGGTGACTTCGAGGGAGCGCGCCTGCTGCTGACCACCGTCGGTGCCCGCAGCAGGCAGCCGCGCACGATGCCCGTGACCTACCTGCCGGAGGGGGAGCGCCTTGTGGTCTTCGCCGCCAACGGCGGCAGGCCGAGTCACCCCGGCTGGTACCACAACCTGCTGGCCGACCCGGTCGCCCGCGTCGAGGTGGGCAGCGAGACGTACGAGGTGACGGCGACCGAGGTCGAGGGCGTGGAGCGGGAGCGGCTCTGGGCCCGGCAGTTGGAACACACGCCGTACTTCGCCGGATTCCAGGAGCGGGCAGGGCGTCGGATACCCGTCGTCGCCCTGACGCGCGCAGCGCGGCTCTGA
- a CDS encoding type III effector protein yields the protein MDIQDTGAAGVGPASFLAAAAALGMMDAAARTARHAPPDDAGQSDPQQALSALLMLRHLREELADWETGLIETARDAGATWADLAEPMGVQSRQAAERRYLRLRPNADAGTDAGSTGEQRVQATRDQRAADRAVATWARDNAADLRRLAGQIGALDCLGPQAAPAIDRLLDALGHHDPARLLAPLAETRPLLEADHPKITDRLDQLTTRADQLRADSDRQRRTPPVGT from the coding sequence ATGGATATCCAGGACACCGGCGCGGCCGGGGTGGGGCCAGCCTCGTTCCTGGCCGCCGCCGCCGCGCTGGGCATGATGGACGCCGCCGCCCGCACCGCCCGCCACGCGCCCCCGGACGACGCAGGCCAGAGCGATCCGCAGCAGGCCCTCTCCGCGCTCTTGATGCTGCGCCACCTGCGCGAGGAGCTCGCTGACTGGGAGACCGGCCTGATCGAGACCGCCCGCGACGCCGGTGCCACCTGGGCCGACCTCGCCGAACCGATGGGCGTCCAGAGTCGCCAGGCCGCCGAACGCCGCTACCTGCGCCTGCGTCCCAACGCTGACGCCGGCACCGACGCGGGCAGCACCGGCGAGCAGCGCGTCCAGGCCACGCGCGACCAGCGCGCCGCCGACCGCGCGGTGGCCACCTGGGCCCGCGACAACGCCGCCGACCTGCGCCGCCTCGCCGGACAGATCGGCGCCCTGGACTGCCTCGGCCCCCAAGCGGCCCCTGCCATAGATCGCCTCCTGGATGCACTGGGCCACCACGACCCCGCCCGTCTGCTCGCCCCGCTCGCCGAGACCCGGCCCCTCCTGGAGGCGGACCACCCGAAGATCACCGACCGCCTCGATCAGCTCACCACCCGAGCCGACCAACTGCGCGCCGACAGCGACCGGCAGCGCCGCACACCGCCAGTCGGCACGTGA
- a CDS encoding class F sortase, whose product MAATVAATLATGVWLLHQGLQTAGPPPAPVTTTGTPASPASGDGGSRGQGGPPPLTASEPVRIKIPAIRVDAPVSAVGLDRDQRLSTPPTGNKNLAGWYRDGPSPGAAGNAITIGHADTDKGPAVFYRLGLLRPGDKIEVTRRDRTTAVFTIDAVKVFPKNAFPDATVYGPTARPELRVITCGGAYDKHTGYRSNTVVFSHLTATR is encoded by the coding sequence GTGGCCGCCACCGTCGCCGCAACCCTCGCCACCGGCGTGTGGCTGCTCCACCAGGGTCTGCAGACCGCGGGCCCGCCGCCCGCGCCGGTCACGACCACCGGCACCCCGGCTTCCCCCGCCTCCGGCGACGGGGGAAGCCGGGGTCAGGGCGGTCCCCCGCCGCTCACCGCCTCGGAGCCCGTCCGGATCAAGATCCCCGCGATCCGCGTCGACGCGCCCGTCAGTGCTGTGGGTCTCGACCGCGACCAGCGTCTCAGCACGCCCCCGACCGGGAACAAGAACCTGGCCGGCTGGTACCGCGACGGACCCAGCCCCGGAGCAGCCGGCAACGCCATCACCATCGGCCACGCCGACACGGACAAGGGGCCGGCGGTCTTCTACCGCCTCGGCCTCCTACGCCCCGGCGACAAGATCGAGGTCACCCGTCGCGACAGGACGACAGCGGTCTTCACCATCGACGCCGTCAAGGTCTTCCCGAAGAACGCCTTCCCCGACGCCACCGTCTACGGCCCCACCGCTCGCCCGGAGCTACGCGTCATCACCTGCGGCGGTGCCTACGACAAACACACCGGCTACCGCTCGAACACCGTCGTCTTCTCCCATCTCACCGCCACCCGCTGA
- the htpG gene encoding molecular chaperone HtpG → MASPTQTLEFQAETRQLLQLVIHSIYSNKDIFLRELISNASDALDKLRLESLTDSTLGAPDPQIILEVDKGARTLTVRDNGIGMTRDDVVDLIGTIAKSGTAGLLAKIKEAKDADAAQHLIGQFGVGFYSAFMVADKVTLHTRRAGTEQGTVWESDGEGTYTISSADGLPVGTSVSLHLKAEDSEDGLGDYLAQWKIRQIVKQYSDFIRWPIRMATEPVSTTADDSADADGEAAGELETLNSMKALWARPRSEVTETEYNEFYQQISHDWQAPAETIHMRAEGTFEYEALLFIPTHAPFDLFSRDTKRGVQLYVKRVFIMDDCDALMPNYLRFVKGVVDAHDLSLNVSREILQHDRQITAVRRRLVKKVLGALKDMQTKKGETYAKVWDQFGRVLKEGLIEDRDNTDALLELVSAASTNDAEKPTTLREYVARMKDGQDTIYYLTGENRTMVENSPHMEAFTAKGYEVLILTDPVDEVWTDQIPAFDGHRFQSIAKGQVDLDNDADAEGSDEAKAEKAQREEDFAPLLTWLQTNLAEHVKQVRLSTRLTTSAACLVGDAHDLTPTLEKMYRAMGQELPPVKRILELNPTHPLITALHQAHQAGVDNPALADVAELVHGSALLAEGGDLSDPARFTRLLTDRLTHAL, encoded by the coding sequence GTGGCCAGTCCGACCCAGACGCTGGAGTTCCAGGCGGAGACCCGCCAGCTGCTGCAGCTGGTGATCCACTCGATCTACTCGAACAAGGACATCTTCCTGCGCGAGCTGATCTCCAACGCCTCCGACGCCCTCGACAAGCTCCGCCTGGAATCCCTCACCGACTCCACCCTCGGGGCCCCCGACCCGCAGATCATCCTGGAGGTCGACAAGGGCGCCCGCACCCTGACGGTGCGGGACAACGGCATCGGCATGACCCGCGACGACGTCGTCGACCTGATCGGCACCATCGCGAAGTCCGGCACCGCCGGCCTGCTGGCGAAGATCAAGGAGGCGAAGGACGCGGACGCCGCCCAGCACCTGATCGGGCAGTTCGGCGTCGGCTTCTACTCGGCGTTCATGGTCGCCGACAAGGTCACCCTGCACACGCGTCGCGCCGGCACCGAACAGGGGACGGTGTGGGAGTCGGACGGCGAGGGCACCTACACCATCTCGTCGGCCGACGGCCTGCCGGTGGGCACCTCGGTCAGCCTGCACCTCAAGGCCGAGGACAGTGAGGACGGGCTGGGCGACTACCTGGCCCAGTGGAAGATCCGACAGATCGTCAAGCAGTACTCGGATTTCATCCGCTGGCCCATCCGGATGGCCACCGAGCCCGTCAGTACCACTGCCGACGACAGCGCCGACGCCGACGGTGAGGCTGCGGGCGAGCTGGAGACGCTGAACTCGATGAAGGCGCTGTGGGCCCGCCCTCGCAGCGAGGTGACCGAGACCGAGTACAACGAGTTCTACCAGCAGATCAGCCATGACTGGCAGGCCCCGGCCGAGACGATCCACATGCGCGCCGAGGGCACCTTCGAGTACGAGGCGCTGCTGTTCATCCCCACCCACGCCCCGTTCGACCTGTTCTCCCGGGACACCAAGCGGGGCGTGCAGCTGTACGTCAAGCGGGTGTTCATCATGGACGACTGCGACGCGCTGATGCCGAACTACCTGCGCTTCGTCAAGGGCGTGGTGGACGCCCACGACCTGTCGCTGAACGTCTCCCGCGAGATCCTGCAGCACGACCGCCAGATCACCGCCGTGCGCCGGCGCCTCGTCAAGAAGGTCCTCGGCGCCCTCAAGGACATGCAGACCAAGAAGGGCGAGACCTACGCGAAGGTGTGGGACCAGTTCGGCCGGGTCCTCAAGGAGGGCCTGATCGAGGACCGCGACAACACCGACGCGCTGCTGGAACTGGTCAGTGCCGCCTCGACCAATGATGCGGAGAAACCGACCACGCTGCGCGAGTACGTCGCGCGGATGAAGGACGGCCAGGACACCATCTACTACCTGACGGGCGAGAACCGGACGATGGTGGAGAACTCCCCGCACATGGAGGCCTTCACCGCCAAGGGCTACGAGGTCCTGATCCTCACCGACCCCGTCGACGAGGTCTGGACCGACCAGATCCCCGCCTTCGACGGCCACCGCTTCCAGTCCATCGCCAAGGGCCAGGTCGACCTCGACAACGACGCCGACGCCGAAGGCAGTGACGAGGCGAAGGCCGAGAAGGCCCAGCGCGAAGAGGACTTCGCCCCCCTCCTCACCTGGCTCCAGACCAACCTGGCCGAGCACGTCAAGCAGGTCCGACTCTCCACCCGCCTGACCACCTCCGCGGCGTGCCTGGTCGGCGACGCCCACGACCTCACCCCCACCCTGGAGAAGATGTACCGGGCCATGGGTCAGGAACTCCCCCCGGTCAAGCGCATCCTCGAACTCAACCCCACCCACCCCCTTATCACCGCCCTGCACCAGGCCCACCAGGCAGGAGTCGACAACCCGGCGCTCGCCGACGTCGCCGAACTCGTCCACGGCAGCGCCCTGCTCGCCGAAGGCGGCGACCTGTCCGACCCGGCCCGCTTCACGCGCCTGTTGACCGACCGCCTCACCCACGCCCTGTAA